A stretch of Colletotrichum lupini chromosome 2, complete sequence DNA encodes these proteins:
- a CDS encoding glycosyltransferase family 2, whose product MPYPSQAAATLFEPEKRPLIPTQTAGRINRLVRLAPNVESRSGIHPPLLTFHSLSSSSVGNFALLPPAVITFVLLLARLPPRILIRSLTLRPFKHPVSRSSLCALDPPSLVVVEVFGWSLSSFTSNLHNLKPATMAHRPAPPPPPMAESSRPPLSPLSGATTPARSQRSLSIPRPFGSRIQSQGSSVVGFTTEDLPFGVRTPGSFGHRSWQSRGGESAASFVSSVQTEEAKLRWDSDSELKLVSKSLLRFQKWCLLIGLLCINAALIYVSFTYHVAHYFFMVLLSSNTVLQFIMIVFILGHFIFKGIFFCFRRKEKVPETPERMVMLLPCYNETFQELTRSLDSLVAQKNIDDHPRMIFIVVDGNVKGAGMEKTTQEYLLEDILEPGPTRFFENGYRARDGLFMPTKIQTGYYKGIPYVFVGKRYNQGKRDSLCFARSFLYHFHKRSTNIMTMFSNELFEHLGNAFVSQGLENVEYLVGMDADTVFDEFCIWEMLREIRKNPKLVGVCGHVCVDYDGKNWGLWSLYQSVEYSQTQGLRRMFQSRITGKVNCLPGCCQLIKIDEATFGDEVLRQRFGYCPKPNDLMTQHIMGNYSEDSIHASIIFSLFPQRQTAQALRAKAFTIVPQDWKVFLSQRKRWALGSISNEFVMIFRPGIIPIERLQSIIAVMTWFITPFIMAAVIALIIILCRRGDELVRDPVFMSLFALLLFRYIYSFCIGFWLPRNMLERMQYFVGYFFHLCTSPFLNMIILGYSLVYSDDFKWGKTREVIKGGDDEKMDAEGGRGTL is encoded by the exons ATGCCTTACCCCAGCCAAGCTGCCGCCACTCTATTCGAGCCTGAGAAGAGACCTTTGATTCCGACCCAGACAGCTGGTCGGATCAACCGCCTCGTGAGGCTAGCCCCGAATGTCGAGTCCAGGTCCGGC ATTCATCCTCCACTTCTCACTTTTCACTCTCTTTCCTCCTCATCGGTAGGAAACTTTGCTCTGTTGCCTCCGGCAGTCATCACATTCGTTTTGTTGTTGGCCCGACTCCCTCCCAGGATCTTGATTAGATCCCTGACCCTCCGCCCCTTCAAACATCCAGTCTCTCGCTCCTCATTGTGTGCGCTTGATCCTCCTTCTCTTGTCGTTGTCGAGGTCTTTGGTTGGAGTCTTTCAAGCTTCACTTCCAATTTACACAATCTCAAGCCAGCCACCATGGCTCACCGTCCCGCACCGCCACCTCCTCCCATGGCGGAGAGCAGCCGCCCTCCCCTGTCTCCTCTCTCAGGAGCTACAACACCGGCTCGTAGCCAGCGAAGCCTCTCTATTCCGAGGCCATTTGGATCTCGAATCCAGTCACAGGGCTCT TCTGTCGTTGGCTTCACCACAGAAGACCTCCCCTTCGGCGTCCGTACACCCGGCTCCTTCGGTCACCGCTCATGGCAATCTCGTGGCGGCGAGTCTGCTGCCTCCTTCGTATCTTCCGTCCAGACTGAAGAGGCGAAGCTGAGATGGGACTCTGACTCGGAGCTGAAGCTTGTGTCCAAGTCGCTCTTGCGGTTCCAGAAATGGTGTCTGCTCATCGGCTTGCTGTGTATCAATGCTGCCCTCATCTACGTGTCATTCACGTACCACGTCGCCCACTACTTCTTCATGGTGCTTCTCAGCTCCAACACCGTCCTCCAATTCATAATGATCGTCTTTATTCTGGGCCACTTCATCTTCAAGGGTATCTTCTTCTGCTTCCGCCGCAAAGAGAAGGTGCCAGAGACCCCTGAGAGAATGGTCATGCTTCTGCCATGCTACAACGAGACGTTTCAGGAGCTTACTCGATCTCTGGACTCTTTGGTTGCGCAGAAGAACATTGACGACCACCCGCGCATGATCTTCATCGTGGTCGACGGCAACGTCAAGGGCGCTGGTATGGAGAAGACCACGCAGGAGTACCTTCTCGAGGACATCTTAGAGCCCGGCCCAACGCGCTTCTTCGAGAACGGGTACCGCGCTCGAGACGGTCTTTTCATGCCGACCAAGATCCAAACTGGTTACTACAAGGGCATTCCGTATGTCTTTGTCGGCAAGCGTTACAACCAAGGCAAGCGTGACAGCTTGTGCTTTGCCCGTTCGTTCTTGTACCATTTCCACAAGCGCTCCACCAACATCATGACCATGTTCAGCAATGAGCTGTTTGAGCATCTGGGCAACGCGTTCGTCTCCCAGGGCCTCGAAAATGTCGAATACCTCGTTGGTATGGACGCCGATACTGTGTTCGATGAGTTCTGTATCTGGGAAATGTTGAGAGAAATCCGCAAGAACCCCAAGCTCGTTGGTGTCTGTGGCCACGTCTGTGTCGACTATGACGGCAAGAACTGGGGTCTCTGGTCGCTGTACCAGTCGGTCGAGTACTCCCAAACCCAAGGTCTCCGTCGCATGTTCCAATCCCGCATCACCGGAAAGGTCAACTGCCTCCCCGGTTGCTGTCAGCTGATCAAGATTGACGAGGCCACTTTCGGCGACGAGGTCCTCCGCCAGCGGTTCGGATACTGCCCCAAGCCCAACGATCTCATGACGCAGCACATCATGGGCAACTACTCGGAGGACTCGATTCACGCCAGCATCATCTTCTCGCTCTTCCCCCAGCGCCAGACCGCCCAGGCCCTACGCGCCAAGGCCTTCACCATTGTGCCGCAAGACTGGAAGGTCTTCCTGTCCCAGCGCAAGCGTTGGGCTCTCGGTTCAATCTCCAACGAGTTCGTCATGATCTTCCGCCCCGGCATCATCCCCATCGAGCGTCTTCAATCCATCATTGCCGTCATGACATGGTTTATCACACCCTTCATCATGGCCGCCGTCATCGCTTTGATCATCATCCTCTGCCGTCGTGGTGATGAGTTGGTGAGGGATCCGGTCTTCATGTCGCTGTTCGCCCTGCTCTTGTTCCGATAC ATCTACTCCTTCTGTATCGGATTCTGGCTACCGAGAAACATGCTCGAGCGCATGCAATACTTTGTCGGCTACTTCTTCCACCTGTGCACGTCGCCCTTCCTCAACATGATCATCTTGGGGTACTCCCTCGTCTACTCGGACGATTTCAAATGGGGCAAGACCCGCGAGGTCATCAAGGGCGGTGACGACGAGAAGATGGACGCTGAGGGCGGTCGTGGCACTCTTTAA
- a CDS encoding polysaccharide deacetylase, whose protein sequence is MSSLSQTSWLGGGLCKILLQLVGQSSAALPMPGQSLRPQGWKSASLLTVAAVPIITIRSATKVTVVLVLAPSCMIEYGPSCDANIRPDGPDTTNVPRTRLGSVPYGQAIYHCEHYGDIALTFDDGPYIYTEDLLNKLKAYNAKATFFITGNNLGKGKINDPTTNWPALIRRMIAEGHQIASHTWSHQRLTTISAEKFRNQMIYNEIAFADLLGYFPTYMRPPYSACDATCEGYLNDLGYHITYFNLDTEGYLHDSADLIQDSKDIWDENVEGKDVATTKWLQIEHDPVYQSVYNLTDHMLESLFRNGFKSVTVGECLDDPQENWYRSVGDAPPSTGTATRVATGTATSSSVAAPTGTLPASTNGRCGANFGSTTCFTEPGATCCSSAGWCGNTADHCGAACQPLYGNCQISGASSSPAPVSSASSSAAVPSPSVTSSAPAATGTATSPPLSTNGRCGTMQGGTTCISEPGATCCSQYGWCGATTDHCGSGCQAGFGTCGTSN, encoded by the exons ATGAGCAGCCTGTCCCAAACATCATGGCTGGGAGGAGGGCTTTGCAAGATTTTACTGCAGCTCGTCGGACAGTCCAGCGCCGCGCTGCCCATGCCGGGCCAGAGCCTGCGGCCTCAGGGTTGGAAAAGCGCCAGTCTCCTGACGGTCGCTGCGGTCCCGATCATAACAATCAGGTCTGCGACCAAAGTGACTGTTGTTCTAGTGCTGG CTCCCTCGTGCATGATCGAGTATGGTCCGTCGTGCGATGCCAATATCCGCCCCGATGGACCAGACACGACGAATGTTCCCCGGACCAGACTCGGCTCTGTCCCTTATGGTCAGGCCATCTACCACTGCGAGCACTATGGTGACATCGCCTTGACCTTTGACGATGGTCCTTATATCTACACCGAGGATCTGCTGAACAAGCTAAAG GCATACAATGCCAAGGCAACCTTCTTCATTACCGGTAACAACCTGGGCAAGGGCAAGATAAACGATCCAACCACCAACTGGCCTGCTCTCATCAGG CGCATGATTGCCGAGGGCCACCAGATTGCTAGCCACACCTGGTCTCATCAGAGACTTACGACTATCAGCGCCGAAAAGTTCCGTAACCAAATGATCTACAATGAGATCGCCTTTGCTGATCTTCTCGGTTACTTCCCAACATACATGAG GCCTCCCTATTCAGCCTGTGATGCTACATGCGAGGGCTATCTCAATGACTTGGGTTACCACATCACCTACTTCAACCTCGATACCGAGGGCTATCTTCATGACAGCGCCGACCTCATCCAAGATTCCAAAGACATCTGGGATGAAAACGTGGAGGGCAAGGACGTCGCCACCACCAAGTGGCTTCAAATCGAGCACGATCCCGTCTATCAGAGCGTCTATAACCTCACAGACCATATGCTCGAGTCCCTCTTCCGCAACGGATTCAAGTCTGTCACCGTCGGTGAATGTCTCGACGACCCCCAAGAGAATTGGTACCGCTCCGTCGGCGATGCCCCGCCATCCACCGGCACCGCCACTCGCGTAGCCACAGGGACTGCCACATCTTCCAGCGTCGCCGCCCCTACCGGCACTCTTCCAGCTTCCACCAACGGCCGCTGTGGAGCCAACTTTGGCAGCACAACCTGCTTCACCGAGCCCGGTGCAACCTGCTGCTCATCCGCCGGCTGGTGTGGCAACACGGCCGACCACTGCGGCGCAGCATGCCAACCTCTATACGGCAACTGCCAGATCTCCGGGGCATCGAGCTCTCCCGCCCCTGTCAGTTCCGCGTCATCGTCTGCAGCCGTACCCTCGCCGTCCGTAACCAGCTCCGCGCCCGCGGCCACTGGTACCGCGACATCTCCGCCTCTCAGTACCAATGGGCGTTGTGGTACCATGCAGGGCGGCACCACTTGCATCAGCGAACCTGGCGCGACGTGCTGTTCGCAGTATGGATGGTGCGGTGCCACGACAGACCACTGTGGTAGTGGTTGTCAGGCTGGTTTCGGTACTTGCGGTACATCGAACTGA
- a CDS encoding acyl-CoA thioesterase II, with protein sequence MSHGSMASTMQEQVAVDDLGSDHFTSRVDPARMGNKANIAYGGCTISIGVQAACSTVSPKYLLYSATGNYLGPALTDRKLKCAVRRVRDTRTFATRLVEISQDQDDGKSRLCMIMLADFQVKEEASLLVYSAPPSMSYSPPEKCLTTQEATEDKVRRGVVTEKLGNLYLATFGFNNRFFETRGCPETVAPNNLYGMAKTVKTPQESLDLTSKTSADWFRCRHSLERLQDRFSALGFILDAALSFIPLTHSSKFLDDAGPCSSLDFALRFFTGEINLDNWHLREMKTITGNDGRTYTEARLWDQQGNMVATMNQQSIMRPLKKDIQAAL encoded by the coding sequence ATGTCACACGGTTCTATGGCCAGCACAATGCAGGAGCAAGTTGCGGTAGACGACCTGGGATCAGACCATTTCACCAGTCGCGTCGATCCCGCCCGCATGGGAAACAAGGCAAATATTGCCTACGGGGGTTGTACCATCAGTATCGGCGTTCAAGCGGCATGCAGCACTGTATCGCCCAAGTACCTGCTCTATTCGGCGACGGGCAACTACCTAGGCCCGGCGTTGACAGACCGCAAGCTCAAATGTGCCGTCCGACGAGTCCGCGATACGAGAACATTCGCTACGAGATTGGTCGAGATCAGCCAAGACCAGGACGATGGCAAATCCAGGCTCTGCATGATCATGCTAGCCGATTTCCAAGTGAAAGAAGAGGCTTCTCTTCTCGTGTACTCTGCGCCGCCATCAATGAGCTACTCACCGCCTGAGAAGTGTCTTACAACGCAGGAGGCCACTGAAGATAAGGTGCGGAGGGGCGTCGTGACAGAAAAGCTGGGGAATCTGTACCTGGCTACCTTTGGTTTCAACAACCGCTTCTTTGAGACCCGCGGCTGTCCGGAGACAGTTGCACCGAACAACCTCTACGGCATGGCCAAGACCGTCAAGACGCCCCAGGAAAGTCTCGACTTGACATCCAAGACATCAGCTGATTGGTTCCGCTGCCGCCATTCCCTGGAGCGACTCCAAGATCGATTCTCTGCACTGGGGTTCATTCTGGACGCAGCTCTGTCCTTCATCCCCCTGACCCACAGCAGCAAGTTCCTGGATGACGCCGGCCCTTGCTCCTCACTAGACTTTGCGTTGAGGTTCTTCACTGGAGAAATCAACCTGGACAACTGGCACCTTAGAGAGATGAAGACTATCACTGGCAACGACGGCCGAACTTACACTGAAGCCCGACTTTGGGATCAACAAGGAAACATGGTCGCCACCATGAATCAGCAATCTATTATGCGGCCTCTGAAGAAGGACATTCAAGCCGCTCTCTAA
- a CDS encoding transmembrane amino acid transporter translates to MTDAISHTADHGNNKSPKHKEDGPDVEMVQPPNPWPEMNDNTMLGETSDEMNNDRLKQIAAQGSAHFHRLGWKRLAIVTIVEAVALGALSLPSAYHTLGMFPGVFLTITIGMLSIFTSYIVGQVKLAHPHVANYAEAGRLLFGRYGRIGYEIFGAALVLELVMVVGSHALTGSIALVDINGGHVCSIVFSAVSAIILLILAIPPSFTEVAILGYIDFVSILAAIGITVIATGIQANSGPGGLSGIEWSAWPREGVTFSEAFVAVSNIIFAFSFAIGQFSFMDEMHTPTDYMKSIWASGFIQIAIYTLTGALCYAFIGPSVQSPALLSAGPLISKIAFGVAIPVIFISGSINSTVALRYIHGRMYKNSHLKYINTPMGWASWIILVVVFTIIAWVIAEAIPIFSDLLSLASALFVSGFSFYIPAIMWFTLLCKGKWFARENILISLGSILAFIVGAVTLVAGTYSTIVDIIDETSSGSAHKPFACRSS, encoded by the exons ATGACGGACGCCATCTCCCACACGGCCGACCACGGCAACAACAAGTCCCCCAAGCACAAGGAGGACGGACCTGATGTCGAGATGGTTCAGCCCCCTAACCCTTGGCCCGAGATGAACGACAACACCATGCTCGGCGAGACGAGCGACGAGATGAACAACGATCGCCTCAAGCAGATCGCTGCCCAGGGTAGCGCTCACTTCCACCGTCTGGGCTGGAAGCGCTTGGCAATCGTCACCATTGTCGAGGCCGTGGCCCTTGGTGCTCTCAGCTTGCCTTCCGCCTACCACACCCTCGGAATGTTCCCCGGCGTTTTCCTTACCATTACCATTGGCATGCTCTCGATTTTCACCAGCTACATCGTTGGCCAGGTCAAGCTGGCCCACCCGCACGTCGCCAACTACGCGGAAGCCGGAAGACTTCTCTTTGGTCGCTACGGACGCATCGGATACGAGATCTTCGGAGCTGCGCTTGTCCTTGAACTCGTCATGGTTGTTGGTTCTCACGCCTTGACTGGCAGCATTGCACTCGTCGATATCAACGGCGGTCACGTCTGCTCCATCGTCTTCTCGGCCGTGTCAGCCATCATTCTCCTGATTCTTGCTATCCCGCCCTCATTCACCGAGGTCGCTATCCTCGGTTACATCGACTTCGTCTCCATTCTGGCTGCCATCGGAATCACAGTCATCGCCACCGGCATTCAGGCCAACAGCGGCCCCGGCGGCCTTTCCGGCATCGAGTGGTCTGCTTGGCCCAGGGAGGGTGTGACCTTCTCTGAGGCCTTTGTTGCCGTGAGCAACATCATTTTCGCCTTCAGTTTCGCCATCGGTCAATTCTCTTTCATGGACGAGATGCATACGCCTACCGACTACATGAAGTCTATCTGGGCCTCTGGCTTCATTCAGATCGCCATTTATACCCTTACTGGCGCTCTTTGCTACGCCTTCATTGGTCCTTCGGTTCAATCCCCTGCCCTCCTCTCTGCCGGGCCTCTTATCTCGAAGATCGCCTTTGGAGTCGCTATTCCAGTCATTTTCATCTCCGGTTCTATTAACTCGACTGTCGCCCTGCGATACATTCACGGCCGCATGTATAAGAACTCTCACTTGAAGTACATTAACACTCCCATGGGTTGGGCCAGCTGGATCATCCTTGTTGTCGTGTTCACCATTATTGCGTGGGTGATTGCTGAGGCTATTCCCATCTTCTCCGACCTGCTCTCGTTGGCTTCGGCGCTGTTTGTTTCCGGATTCTCCTTTTACATTCCTGCCATCATGTGGTTCACCCTTCTCTGCAAGGGCAAGTGGTTCGCGCGCGAGAACATCCTCATCAGTCTCGGCAGCATCTTGGCGTTCATCGTCGGAGCTGTCACATTGGTTGCCGGCACCTACTCAACTATCGTTGATATT ATCGACGAGACAAGCTCTGGAAGCGCTCACAAGCCCTTTGCCTGCCGTTCGTCTTAG
- a CDS encoding major facilitator superfamily transporter has translation ATKRSDLPTCIPTLPDSAIARQAGLLTAAFAAAQCVTGMLWGHVADSPLFGRKRVLLVGLLGTCISAIGMGLSTSYASVVFFRVLAGALNGNVGVLRTMISEIVEDKRYRSRAFLLLPMCFNVGVIIGPLLGGFLADPIESLPAIFGPGSFLGGEDGVEWMIRFPYALTNFVCSSILMIAALGVVLGLDETHPLRRHRRDRGRDLGRFLLRKVFRMESPPNDYHLVGNANEPAEAGDVEDQTSSSKPVEDKGRAPLRAICTRNVILTLVQNFSSALHVSAFNSILFVMLPAPQADNTNAQLPFRFTGGLGLSSQKVGFANTVIGAVGLPLQILLFPWISSRLGVLQSYRTFLPFSALAYCSLPYLALLSNKSPLLWPFLPVILSAQVMSRTFVGPATIMLVNDSAPHPALLATVHGVASSTSAAARMLGPTIGGTVLGWGLSNNFVGAPFWGITLVALINWSLLYVVREGNPI, from the exons gcgaccaaaaggtctgacctgcctACGTGTATACCAACACTACCAGACTCGGCAATTGCAAGACAGGCCGGTCTTCTCACTGCCGCATTCGCCGCTGCCCAGTGTGTAACTGGCATGTTATGGGGACATGTGGCTGACAGTCCTCTTTTTGGTCGAAAGCGAGTCCTTCTCGTGGGGCTGCTGGGAACTTGTATCTCAGCGATCGGGATGGGTCTATCTACTTCCTATGCCTCTGTGGTGTTCTTCCGTGTTCTAGCTGGAGCACTGAACGGAAACGTAGGTGTTCTCAGGACCATGATTTCGGAAATTGTTGAAGACAAAAG GTACCGATCTCGAGCTTTTCTTCTACTTCCAATGTGCTTCAACGTTGGCGTCATCATTGGACCTCTTCTAGGTGGATTTCTTGCCGACCCTATCGAATCTCTACCCGCAATCTTCGGGCCGGGATCCTTCCTCGGTGGTGAAGATGGAGTCGAGTGGATGATACGATTCCCATACGCTCTGACAAATTTTGTTTGCTCAAGCATCTTGATGATTGCGGCTTTGGGAGTCGTCCTCGGGCTGGACGAAACGCATCCACTCCGGCGCCATCGCCGAGACCGAGGCCGGGACCTTGGACGTTTCCTTCTCAGAAAGGTCTTTAGAATGGAAAGCCCGCCCAATGACTATCATCTCGTTGGCAATGCAAACGAGCCGGCCGAAGCCGGAGACGTTGAGGACCAAACTTCGTCCAGCAAGCCCGTGGAAGACAAGGGCCGGGCGCCTCTGCGTGCTATCTGCACCCGCAACGTTATCTTGACGCTGGTTCAGAACTTTTCCTCGGCTCTCCACGTTTCTGCCTTCAACTCCATACTGTTCGTTATGCTACCAGCACCCCAAGCAGACAACACCAATGCTCAACTTCCATTCCGATTCACAGGTGGTCTGGGTCTGTCATCCCAGAAGGTCGGCTTTGCTAACACAGTCATTGGAGCTGTCGGTCTTCCCCTCCAAATCCTCTTGTTTCCCTGGATCAGCAGTAGGCTCGGTGTCCTACAGTCCTACCGCACATTCCTCCCCTTCAGTGCGCTGGCGTACTGCTCGCTGCCCTATCTCGCCCTGTTGTCGAATAAGAGCCCGCTCTTGTGGCCCTTTTTGCCTGTCATCTTGAGTGCACAAGTCATGTCGAGAACGTTTGTAGGGCCGGCAACGATCATGCTGGTCAACGACTCTGCTCCGCACCCTGCCCTACTAGCCACCGTGCATGGTGTTGCATCGAGCACTTCAGCCGCAGCTCGCATGCTTGGACCTACTATCGGAGGAACTGTCCTCGGCTGGGGACTTAGCAACAACTTTGTTGGTGCGCCGTTCTGGGGCATTACGCTTGTTGCTCTTATCAACTGGTCTTTACTCTATGTAGTGAGGGAAGGAAACCCCATATAG